In Paenibacillus stellifer, the DNA window ATTGGAGACCGGATTCAGGCCTGGAGATCGGAGTATATGCCGGCGGAGAGTATTCTGGCACGTTGTGAGGAAAAAGGATGGCAGATTGAACCGGTCGGAAACACCGGACAGCTAATCGATTCTCTTCATGGGGAAAATGACATCTCAGGCCCGGCAAGGTACTACCGGATCGCTGGGGCAGCGGGGGAGTTCGGATTGATCAGTCCGGTCAGCCGGCATTTCTGCGAGAGCTGCAATCGCCTTAGAATTACAGCGAACGGCTGCGTCAAGCCATGCCTGTATTGGAACGAGGAATGGGATCTGAAGCCATATATTGATGATGAAGAGAAGCTGCGGCACGTATTTCTGCAGTCGCTGGCGGGCAAGCCGCTGCGCCATGAAATGACGATCGCTAAGGAAGAGACTTCCTCCAAGCCGCACACGCTGCGCCAAATGTCGCAGATCGGAGGATGATGCGCACATGAGCGAAATGAACGGCGTGAACAACATGGATGACATGGATTACATTAACGAAATTAACGACATCAACGACATCAACGACATGATCGAGATAAGCGGGGAATCATTGTTCCGTATGGAGCAAGACGCTTTAGGCTCCGCTGCCGTGCCGAAAGACGCCTATTACGGTATTCATACCTTAAGGGCCAAAGACAACTTTCCAATCAGCGGCCGGCCGGTCAACCGCCGGATCATTGAGGCGCTGCTGCTTGTCAAGAAAGCTGCTGCCACAGTGAACGGCAAGCTCGGATTTTTGGCGGCATCCGTCTCAAGCGGAATTCAAATCGCCTGCGATGAGCTGTTGTCAGGCGAGCTGGATGACCAGTTCGTGACAGACGCTTATCAGGGCGGGGCTGGGACGAGTACCAATATGAATGTGAATGAGGTGATCGCCAACCTCGCGATTGAGCATCTGGGAGGGACCAAGGGCGATTATCGGCTTATTCATCCGATCGATCACGTCAATCTTCACCAATCGACAAATGATGTGTATCCGACCGCGCTCCGGATTGCGGCAATCCCGCTGCTGCGGACGCTAAGCGGGCAGATGGCGCTGTTGCAGGAAGGGCTTCAGGCGAAGGAAAAGGAATTCGCCGACATCGTAAGGCTTGGACGGACTCAGCTGATGGACGCGCTGCCGATTATGGCCGGCCAGAGCTTCGGCGCATACGCAAAAGCGGCCGCGCGGGACCGCTGGCGGCTCTATAAGGCGGAGGAACGGCTGCGCGAAATCAATCTCGGCGGGACGGCGGTAGGAACCGGCATGAATGCCCCGCCAGGTTATGTGTACGCAGTTGCCGAAGAGCTTCGGGAAATAAGCGGTCTCGGATTAAGCCGCAGCGATTTCCCTATGGATGTTACACAAAATATGGATGTGTTCGTTGAGGTATCCGGGCTGCTCAAAGCTGCCGCCGTGAATCTTCTAAAGATTTCGGGCGACTTCAGGCTGCTGAACTCCGGTCCGGACGGAGGGATCGGTGAATACAAGCTCCCTCCTGTACAAGCAGGTTCCTCCATCATGCCCGGCAAGGTCAATCCCGTCATCGCTGAGATGATAGGGAGTGTCTCTATGAGAGTTATAGCCAATGATACGGCCATAACGCTTGCTGCGGCATCCGGACAGTTGGAGCTGAATGCGTTCATTCCGTTGATCGCCGAGTCGCTGCTGGAATCGCTGGAGCTGATGATCCATGCCGTGCCGGTTTTTCATGAACGCTGTGTTGGGGGACTTAAGCTGGATAGGGAACGATGCAGCGATCATCTGGAGCGCTGTGGTGTAATGGCTGCCGCCGCCGTGCCATATATCGGATACGATGCGGCAGCTGAACTGCACAAGGAAGCTGCGGCAACGGGCAGGACGTTTGCCGATCTGCTGGAGGAACGGGGGTTAATGACGGAGATGCAGGGCTCTGCGGCTATTCAGCAGCTTCGATCAGTTCAAGCGGGCATTCCAGGGCATACAGAACGAGACCCATTATAATGAAGGAAGCGGAAGGGCGAAGTCCGATGAATATGAACAGCACTCCCCGGGGAGAGCGGCCGCATATCGCTGTATTCGGCCGGTGCAATGCCGGCAAATCCAGCATCATCAATGCGCTCGCCGGACAGAGCATTTCTATTGTCTCTCAAGTAAGCGGAACAACGACCGATCCGGTCTATCATCCAATGGAGCTGCTGCCGGCGGGACCTGTCGTACTGATTGATACGGCGGGATTGGACGATACGGGGGATTTGGGGGCGCAGCGAGTCCGCCGTACAAAATCGATTTTGGATCGAACCGATTTGGCGCTGCTGGTTGTCGATGCCGAGAGTGAGTCCTGGGAATTCGAACAGGAATTGATGAAGACACTAACTGACAAGGGAACTCCGGTAATCGTACTGCTCAACAAGACCGATCTGCTGGAAGGGGAAAGCGCCGGGGCGGCGGCAATTTTGGCAGCCGCGGGCGTCGCAGCCCAGCTTGGCACACCCCCGGTACCGCTCAGTGCTTCGAATGGCGAAGGCATCGGGGAACTGAAGAAGAGAATGATATCGGTGTTATCGTCGGAAGAAGACCGGTACCGGATAGTAGGCGACCTGCTTCAACCCGGAGATACGGCGGTTCTGGTCATTCCCATCGACAAAGCGGCGCCCAAGGGACGCCTTATCCTCCCGCAGCAGCAGACGATACGCGATATCCTGGAATGCGATGCTAGCGCTGTTGTCACGAAAGAACAAGAGCTGCGCCATACGCTCGATTGTCTCGGTAAGAAGCCTAACCTTGTCATAACAGACTCCCAGGCATTCCTGAAGGCCGAAGCGGATACGCCAAGGGATGTGCCGCTTACTTCATTCTCGATCTTGTTCGCCCGCTATAAGGGCGACCTTCCCAGCCTGGTCGGCGGAGTCAAGACGATCGCCCGGCTGCGGGACGGCGACAAAGTGCTTATCGCGGAAGCTTGCAGTCATCACCGGCAGTCCGACGATATCGGCACTGTCAAAATCCCCCGCTGGCTGAGAGAGAAGACCGGGAAGCAGCTTGCGATTGAGCATGCTGCGGGCCATGATTTCCCTGCGGATCTTGAGCAGTACGCTCTGATTATTCATTGCGGCGCATGTATGCTGAACCGCAGGGCGATGCAGGGGCGGATCGCAGAAGCGCAGGCTGCGGGCGTACCAATAGTGAATTACGGTGTGTTAATTGCTTATGTTCAGGGAGTGTTTCCAAGGGCAATTGAAATGTTCCCCTCCGCGATGATGGCATGGGAGCAGGGATAATACTTGCGGATTTGCTTTGGACCAACGCGGTTCACCAAAAGGGACGTGCCCGATGCTGTGCATATACAGCGGGGAACGTCCCTTTTGCTCATATCCGTATACGTATACTCGTAAAACCGTACAAAATCTAGAACCGGAGATCCCGTTCCCCTGCCTCGATCCGCCGCAGCTGCTTGATTGTGGCTTGTCTAACGGATTCCAGAGGAATGCGTTCGAGGTTGTCGCGAATCAGCTGCTCCCCGATGGAGCGGGTCTCCTCGTCCGCATAGTCCAGCAGGAACTCTTTGAAGGTCATGAGAGAATTCGGCTGGCATACATTATGAATTTGTCCGGATTTGGCCAGCTGCATGAAGCGGTCGCCGGTTCGTCCTTCCCGGTAGCATGCAGTGCAGTAGCTGGGAACGTAGCCGTCGCGGCAAAGCGTCTGAATAATCTCCATAGGAGACCGGTGGTCGCCGACCTCGAACTGGGGCTTGTCGTTCCGGTTCTTGTTGACGCTGTAGGCGCCGACGCCTGTAGCAGAACCCGCACTGATCTGCGAAATGCCGAGCTTGATAATTTGATCGCGGAATACCGTGTCCTCTCTTGTGGAGAGGATCATTCCCGTATAAGGCACGGCGATCCGCAGAACGGCAACGATTTTGGCAAAATCATGATCGCTTACAAGGTAGGGGTAGCTGTCCAGGCTGACATTTTCGGCTTCACGAAGACGGGGGACCGAGATCGTGTGGGGACCGCAGCCGAAGGCCTGCTCCAGATGCCCAGCGTGCAGCAGCATGGCGATCGTCTCGTATTTATAATCATACAGGCCGTACAGGACGCCGATGCCAACATCGTCGATTCCGCCCTCCATTGCACGGTCCATGGCGGTCGTATGCCAGTCATAATCGCTCTTCGGTCCTTGTGGATGATAATTGCGATAGGTGGGGCGGTGATAGGTTTCCTGGAATAAAATGTAGGTTCCAATTCCGGCCTCGGCAAGCCGCCGATAATCATCTACGGTGGTGGCCGCGATGTTCACGTTGACCCTCCGGATACTTCCATTGCCCGAAGTCGTCGCGTAAATCGTCCGGATACACTCCAGAATGTAATCGATGGAGCAGTTCACCGGGTCCTCGCCCGCTTCAATCACAAGGCGTTTGTGACCCATAGCCTGCAGCGCCGTTGCCTCCAGTGCAATCTCCTCCTGGCTAAGCCGGGTGCGGATGAAGTCTGAATTGGAATGCTTGTAGCCGCAGTAGACACAGTTGTTGACACAGTGGTTGCTGACATATAAAGGGGCGAACAAAACAATCCGGTTCCCGTATATCCGCTCCTTGATTTCCCTTGAGATCCGGAATACTTGTTCAAGCGTGTCCGGGTCCTCAATATTCAGCAGCACAGCCGCCTCGTAAGCGGTCAGCCCTTTGGCTTCCCTGCCCTTGCTCAGAATCGAGTCGATAAGCTCCCGGTCACTGACCCCGTTCTCCCCATATCTTATAGCTTCCCGAATAACATCGTCCTGAATAAAATCAGCACGGTTAATCTTCTTAAGCTTGTTCACGGCTATTCACTTCTTTCATGGGTTTGGAATTTCTTCACTTGCATCTTCAATCCGGCTAAACATGAGGATGCGTTGAACGGTTTATCCGCTTCAGACTGTCGCCTCGTCCCATATCCATATCAAATCCCGCCTCACGGATTCGCAGCTCCAGACAGAACCTGCATTGAGCCGATTCGTCTCCGGTGCAGATTTTGCCGTTATATAGCGTATATTTCGGCCGGACCGCTACGGGAGACAGATTCGGCATCACAACATTGGCGCCGGCTTGCAGCGCAAGCTCGCGTCCGTACGGGTGAGCGGTGCCCATGGCGGTTGTAGCAGGGATGAGGGCGCCGGGTATTATAAGCCTGGTCAGCGCAATCATATCGAGCGTCGTCTCCAGAGAGCCTGCGGGCTCATGCCTAAGCGGGGTTCCCTCATGCGGAATAAAAGGGCCGATGCCGATCATGTCCGGGTCCAGCTCCTGCAAATACAGCAGATCCTCGGCCAAGTCCTCCAGGCTCTGACCGGGCAGCCCGACCATGAATCCGGCCCCGACTTGGTAACCGATCTCCTTGAGCGCGCGCAGGCGGTCCCGGCGGTTGTCGAAGGTCATGGTCGGGTGCAGGCTTTGGTACAAGCTGGCGGATGCCGTTTCATGTCTGAGCAAAAAGCGGTCCGCTCCCGCCTGGAACAGCCGCGTATAGCATTCGTTATCCCGCTCTCCGATCGAGAGCGTAACTGCGGCGTCCGGACATTTTCGCTTGATTTCCATTATTAAAGACACCAGCATGTCGGTCGTGTACCAGTCGTCTTCACCGCTCTGCAGAACAAAGGTCCGGTAGCCAAGCTCATACCCTTCCTTGCAGCACTCCAAAATTTCATCCGGATGAAGCCGGTAGCGCTGTGCCCTCCGGTTAGAGGAACGTATCCCGCAGTACATACAGTTTTGTTTGCAAATATTTGAGAATTCGATCAGTCCCCGCACGTAGACGCCGAGGCCGTACATTTCCCGCCTTTTACGGCCGGCTGTGGCACGAAGGGCCGCTCGAAGCTCCTGATCCTGTTCCAGCCTGCCCAGGAGAGCGACTAATTCTTCACGATTCCAATATCCCTGTTCGTACAAGCGATTGATCAGCTGATCCGTTTGTTTCTCACTCCTTCAATAGATTGTTAAGCCGAGCTGTCATGACCTGGGCCGGCTCACAATCGGTAATGCGTTCCGCCCCGGTATACACATTGCATGAGTCCTGGCGTATGAATCCGACCGTCGTCATGTTGAGCTGCCTTGCAAGCTCCAGCGCAAGCGCCGTAGGCGCCGATTTGGATAAAATGATTTCGCAGCCGATCTTGGCTGCCTTCAGCAGAATTTCCGAGGAGATTCGGCCGGTGAACGCGATGATTTTGTCGCTTAGAACCATCTGCCGCCTCAGGCAGTGGCCGTATATTTTATCAAGAGCATTGTGACGCCCGATGTCGCACCTGGCCAGTACAATATCCCGGGAATCGCATACCGCTGCGGAATGTACCCCGCCTGTCCGATGGAACAGCTCCGAGCCGTCCTGCATTTTGTCCATAAGCCGAAAGATATCCGCAAAGGATAGGGATACGTGAATCCCGTCTTTGATTTTGGCCGTACGGGCATCATTGACATAGACGTAACCCAGGCGTCCGCCGCCGCAGCATGAGGTGCTGTAGCGCTTCGCATACAGTGACCGTTGAAGGTCGTTCCAGCGGTCTGTGGAGACGTGGATATAGCCCTCGTCCTCCTGAATCCACAAGTCGCGGATGTCGCCGGCTTCCCGTATGATCCCTTCAGAAGCCAGAAAGCCAACGGCCAGATCCTCCAGATATTCGGGCGTGCATACCAGCGTAACAAACTCCTCGCCGTTAATGACCAGTGTGACCGGTCGCTCCGTAACGATTGAATCCTGTTCATAAGTGATGCTGCCCTGCCTATAACGAATAACCGGTTCCTGACATTCCGTCTGCAGCTTCATTCCGTCACCTCTGTCCAGAGTTGATAATATATGGAAATGATATCCACTTAACTACATCACGAATTCCAATCTCTGTCAATTTTATATCTCATAGCTGCGCCAGAATGCTTGTGCATCGAGCGTTCGAAGGCTAGTGTTAGGTCGTGAAACGCTATGGTATAATGGTTGGGAGGTGAATAGTCGAGTATGTTTTTAAAGCGGATAGAGTTAGCGGGCTTCAAATCGTTTGCCGACAAAACGGAGATGGAGTTCGTTCGAGGCATCACGGCTGTCGTCGGCCCGAACGGGAGCGGCAAGAGCAATATTTCCGACGGCATCCGCTGGGTGCTGGGCGAGCAAAGCGCCAAATCGCTGCGCGGGGGCAAGATGGAGGATATCATATTCGCCGGAAGCGATGCCCGCAAAGCGGTTAACATCGGCGAGGTGTCTCTGACACTGGACAACGAGGATCACGCTCTGCCGCTGGACTTCAGCGAAGTGACGGTAACGCGGCGGGTCCACCGCAGCGGAGACAGCGAGTACATGATCAACAAACAATCCTGCCGGCTGAAGGATATCACCGAATTGTTCATGGATACGGGTATCGGCCGTGAGGCTTACTCCATTATCGGGCAGGGGCGGATCGAGGAGATTCTCAGCACCCGGTCGGAGGACCGTCGCGGTATTTTCGAAGAAGCTTCAGGCATTGTCAAATACAAATCCCGCAAGAAAGAAGCGGGGCGAAAGCTGGATGAAACAGAGCAGAACCTGCTTCGCATCCATGACCTGATCAGCGAGCTGGAGGACCAGATCGGCCCGCTCAAGGAGCAGTCCGAGAAGGCGATCCGCTTCAAGGAATTGAAGGAAGAGCTGAAGAACCGGGAAATCTCGGTCTACGTGCACCAGATCGAAGGCATACATACCGCCTGGAAGGAAGGCAGCGCCAAGCTTGAGGTACTGAAGGACGAGCAGCTGCAGCTCTCCACGGTTGTTACGGCGCACGATGCGAAGCTGGAGAGCGGAAGAGCCGCTCTGCGGCAGCTTGAAGAGAAGATCGAGAAGCTGCAGGAGCAGCTACTGCGATATAGCGAAGCCTATGAGAAATGCGAGGGCTACGGGGAGCTGCTGAGAGAACGCCGAAGACATCTGGAGAACAACAAGGAGCAGCTTCTTACGTCCATCGGCTCGGTCGGCGAGCGGTCGGAGGACCGTCTGCGGGAGCTGGCTGCGCTGGAACAGAATCTGGTGTTGACACGCAGCAAGCTTGCGGCGCTGCGGGAGGAAATCCGGGATGAGGAGGCCAAGCTGACAGGGGTTACCGACGGGCTTAGCCAGAGCAAGGAAGAGAGCCTGAAGAGCGAGCTTCTGGAGCTAATGAACCGGATGGCTCAGGCCCGCAATGAAATCCGGTATGCCGACCAGCAGAAGGAGACGCTGGAGCGCCGGATGAGCCGGAGCCAGGAGGAGAGCGGGAAGTGGACTGCCCGCTACGAGGAGCTGCTGCGCGAGCAGAGCAAGCTGAAGAGCGGGATTGAAGCGCTCAGCAAGGAGCTCGGCAAGCTGCGCGGCGAATATATAACCGAGAGCGAGCGCTCGGTTGCCCGCCAGAAGCTGCTCGACGAAGCCCATTCCGGGCTTCGCAAGTGGGAGCAGAAGCGGGAGGCCCAGGTGTCCCGGCATGAGACGATGAAGGAAATGCAGGATGACTTCGACGGCTTCATGCTGGGCGTCAAGGAAGTGCTGAAGGGCGCACGCAAGGGCCAGCTAAGCGGCGTGCACGGCGCAGTTGCCGAACTGATCTCCGTGCCGGAGAAGCTTGAGACGGCGGTGGAGACGGCGCTCGGCGCTTCGCTTCAGCATATCGTTATGGATAATGAGTCCGTGTCACGCCAGGCAATCGCCTTTCTGAAGCAGCGTCAGCTGGGCCGGGCGACCTTCCTGCCTCTCGATGTCATCCGTCCCCGCCAGATCGGCGGAAGCGACCGGGGCATGATCGAGGGAGCGGACGGCTTCGTGGGCATAGGCTCCGAGCTGGTAGGCTATGAAGACCGGTATGGAAGTATTGTCGGAAGCCTGCTGGGCAACGTCGTCATTGCGGAGAATCTGGAGCAGGCGAACCGAATCGCCGCCAGATGCCAATACCGCTA includes these proteins:
- a CDS encoding aspartate ammonia-lyase; the encoded protein is MEQDALGSAAVPKDAYYGIHTLRAKDNFPISGRPVNRRIIEALLLVKKAAATVNGKLGFLAASVSSGIQIACDELLSGELDDQFVTDAYQGGAGTSTNMNVNEVIANLAIEHLGGTKGDYRLIHPIDHVNLHQSTNDVYPTALRIAAIPLLRTLSGQMALLQEGLQAKEKEFADIVRLGRTQLMDALPIMAGQSFGAYAKAAARDRWRLYKAEERLREINLGGTAVGTGMNAPPGYVYAVAEELREISGLGLSRSDFPMDVTQNMDVFVEVSGLLKAAAVNLLKISGDFRLLNSGPDGGIGEYKLPPVQAGSSIMPGKVNPVIAEMIGSVSMRVIANDTAITLAAASGQLELNAFIPLIAESLLESLELMIHAVPVFHERCVGGLKLDRERCSDHLERCGVMAAAAVPYIGYDAAAELHKEAAATGRTFADLLEERGLMTEMQGSAAIQQLRSVQAGIPGHTERDPL
- the hydF gene encoding [FeFe] hydrogenase H-cluster maturation GTPase HydF, whose protein sequence is MNMNSTPRGERPHIAVFGRCNAGKSSIINALAGQSISIVSQVSGTTTDPVYHPMELLPAGPVVLIDTAGLDDTGDLGAQRVRRTKSILDRTDLALLVVDAESESWEFEQELMKTLTDKGTPVIVLLNKTDLLEGESAGAAAILAAAGVAAQLGTPPVPLSASNGEGIGELKKRMISVLSSEEDRYRIVGDLLQPGDTAVLVIPIDKAAPKGRLILPQQQTIRDILECDASAVVTKEQELRHTLDCLGKKPNLVITDSQAFLKAEADTPRDVPLTSFSILFARYKGDLPSLVGGVKTIARLRDGDKVLIAEACSHHRQSDDIGTVKIPRWLREKTGKQLAIEHAAGHDFPADLEQYALIIHCGACMLNRRAMQGRIAEAQAAGVPIVNYGVLIAYVQGVFPRAIEMFPSAMMAWEQG
- the hydG gene encoding [FeFe] hydrogenase H-cluster radical SAM maturase HydG, whose protein sequence is MNKLKKINRADFIQDDVIREAIRYGENGVSDRELIDSILSKGREAKGLTAYEAAVLLNIEDPDTLEQVFRISREIKERIYGNRIVLFAPLYVSNHCVNNCVYCGYKHSNSDFIRTRLSQEEIALEATALQAMGHKRLVIEAGEDPVNCSIDYILECIRTIYATTSGNGSIRRVNVNIAATTVDDYRRLAEAGIGTYILFQETYHRPTYRNYHPQGPKSDYDWHTTAMDRAMEGGIDDVGIGVLYGLYDYKYETIAMLLHAGHLEQAFGCGPHTISVPRLREAENVSLDSYPYLVSDHDFAKIVAVLRIAVPYTGMILSTREDTVFRDQIIKLGISQISAGSATGVGAYSVNKNRNDKPQFEVGDHRSPMEIIQTLCRDGYVPSYCTACYREGRTGDRFMQLAKSGQIHNVCQPNSLMTFKEFLLDYADEETRSIGEQLIRDNLERIPLESVRQATIKQLRRIEAGERDLRF
- the hydE gene encoding [FeFe] hydrogenase H-cluster radical SAM maturase HydE, producing the protein MYEQGYWNREELVALLGRLEQDQELRAALRATAGRKRREMYGLGVYVRGLIEFSNICKQNCMYCGIRSSNRRAQRYRLHPDEILECCKEGYELGYRTFVLQSGEDDWYTTDMLVSLIMEIKRKCPDAAVTLSIGERDNECYTRLFQAGADRFLLRHETASASLYQSLHPTMTFDNRRDRLRALKEIGYQVGAGFMVGLPGQSLEDLAEDLLYLQELDPDMIGIGPFIPHEGTPLRHEPAGSLETTLDMIALTRLIIPGALIPATTAMGTAHPYGRELALQAGANVVMPNLSPVAVRPKYTLYNGKICTGDESAQCRFCLELRIREAGFDMDMGRGDSLKRINRSTHPHV
- the fdhD gene encoding formate dehydrogenase accessory sulfurtransferase FdhD; the protein is MKLQTECQEPVIRYRQGSITYEQDSIVTERPVTLVINGEEFVTLVCTPEYLEDLAVGFLASEGIIREAGDIRDLWIQEDEGYIHVSTDRWNDLQRSLYAKRYSTSCCGGGRLGYVYVNDARTAKIKDGIHVSLSFADIFRLMDKMQDGSELFHRTGGVHSAAVCDSRDIVLARCDIGRHNALDKIYGHCLRRQMVLSDKIIAFTGRISSEILLKAAKIGCEIILSKSAPTALALELARQLNMTTVGFIRQDSCNVYTGAERITDCEPAQVMTARLNNLLKE
- the smc gene encoding chromosome segregation protein SMC, with amino-acid sequence MFLKRIELAGFKSFADKTEMEFVRGITAVVGPNGSGKSNISDGIRWVLGEQSAKSLRGGKMEDIIFAGSDARKAVNIGEVSLTLDNEDHALPLDFSEVTVTRRVHRSGDSEYMINKQSCRLKDITELFMDTGIGREAYSIIGQGRIEEILSTRSEDRRGIFEEASGIVKYKSRKKEAGRKLDETEQNLLRIHDLISELEDQIGPLKEQSEKAIRFKELKEELKNREISVYVHQIEGIHTAWKEGSAKLEVLKDEQLQLSTVVTAHDAKLESGRAALRQLEEKIEKLQEQLLRYSEAYEKCEGYGELLRERRRHLENNKEQLLTSIGSVGERSEDRLRELAALEQNLVLTRSKLAALREEIRDEEAKLTGVTDGLSQSKEESLKSELLELMNRMAQARNEIRYADQQKETLERRMSRSQEESGKWTARYEELLREQSKLKSGIEALSKELGKLRGEYITESERSVARQKLLDEAHSGLRKWEQKREAQVSRHETMKEMQDDFDGFMLGVKEVLKGARKGQLSGVHGAVAELISVPEKLETAVETALGASLQHIVMDNESVSRQAIAFLKQRQLGRATFLPLDVIRPRQIGGSDRGMIEGADGFVGIGSELVGYEDRYGSIVGSLLGNVVIAENLEQANRIAARCQYRYRVVTLEGDVVNAGGSMTGGSQHKKNSSLLGRKRQLDQLQEEIGETERQIAKLKANITQLAKEQEDSNVKLEKLRHGGDEKRLEEQRIAGDLRQLEQELRHVKEQVESAGAEHSGFESEVKQLEQAREHAVAELARLEAEERAAHEAIRSAESDRKASENAKEELQGKLTSMKVAEGKLDQEIFSLEESLRRMKADAGSQEKEMRQNRNLLGTIEQDLATNETESLKQREDLNNYKLKKEETAENLDYARAERTSLTRKLEMEEGETKEQRQALKAVDDLLRSTEVSVGRLDVELDNILRKLSDEYELSYELAKQRYPVPDDVPAAQAEVQRLRRAISALGEVNLGAVDEYQRIHERYTFLSEQKDDLVEAKTTLYQVIGEMEEEMSKRFKQTFDAIRREFGTVFTKLFGGGRADLLLLEPDHLLTTGIDIVAQPPGKKLQNLQLLSGGERALTAMALLFAILQVKPVPFCVLDEVEAALDEANVVRFAEYLREFSEQTQFIVVTHRKGTMEEADVLYGVTMEEGGVSKMVSVKLEDEAAEIA